From the genome of Orcinus orca chromosome 5, mOrcOrc1.1, whole genome shotgun sequence, one region includes:
- the NDUFB4 gene encoding NADH dehydrogenase [ubiquinone] 1 beta subcomplex subunit 4, with product MSFPEHKTSRLATLPTTLDPAEYDISPETRKAQAERLAIRSRLKREYLLQYNDPSRHGVIEDPALIRWTYARSANVYPNFRPTPKTSLLGALFGIGPLLFWYYVFKTDRDRKEKLIREGKLDRTFNISY from the exons ATGTCGTTCCCCGAGCACAAGACGTCGCGCCTGGCGACCCTGCCCACTACCCTCGACCCAGCTGAATACGACATATCTCCGGAAACTCGGAAGGCACAAGCCGAGCGTTTGGCCATAAGATCCCGGCTTAAACGGGAATACCTGCTTCAGTACAACGACCCCAGCCGTCATGGGGTCATC gaAGATCCTGCCTTGATTCGTTGGACCTATGCAAGATCAGCAAATGTCTATCCCAATTTCAGACCCACTCCCAAGACCTCACTTTTAGGAGCTCTGTTTGGAATTGGGCCCCTCCTCTTCTGGTATTATGTTTTCAAAACCGACAGA GATAGGAAAGAAAAACTTATCCGGGAAGGAAAATTGGATCGAACATTTAACATCTCATATTAA